A genomic region of Rhipicephalus sanguineus isolate Rsan-2018 chromosome 1, BIME_Rsan_1.4, whole genome shotgun sequence contains the following coding sequences:
- the LOC119385220 gene encoding uncharacterized protein LOC119385220, which yields MERILTLLNSIKITQQIHTDYFSVLMKKNEDALLEQVDLPDLPFSSLFAFQQFDEGLLVDAKKRRAMRDHIAIQGGDTTKEKTSRILRTILAPAVATEFSWFGAKGKKKFVDTNICKLMCTTLTDKQVSTQVTATIKEIEKSAMSWFRHAAERAAALQKKMEAEKCFEMPDDHAEG from the exons ATGGAGCGAATTCTGACGTTACTGAACTCCATTAAGATCACGCAGCAGATTCACACAGACTACTTCTCtgtattgatgaaaaaaaatgaagatgccCTTTTGGAGCAAGTGGACCTTCCCGATCTACCATTTTCGTCACTTTTTGCGTTCCAGCAATTTGATGAGGGGCTTCTTGTGGATGCCAAAAAAAGGCGGGCTATG AGGGATCACATTGCAATACAAGGAGGCGACACAACCAAAGAGAAAACCTCACGAATTCTTCGCACCATCCTTGCACCAGCAGTGGCTACAGAGTTCAGTTGGTTTGGGGCCAAAGGCAAGAAAAAGTTTGTGGACACAAACATCTGCAAGCTGATGTGCA CCACCCTAACAGACAAGCAAGTGTCTACCCAGGTGACCGCTACAATAAAAGAAATTGAGAAGTCTGCAATGTCATGGTTTAGACATGCTGCAGAGAGGGCAGCTGCCTTGCAGAAGAAGATGGAGGCCGAGAAGTGCTTCGAA ATGCCTGATGATCATGCTGAGGGATAG